A stretch of the Cupriavidus sp. EM10 genome encodes the following:
- a CDS encoding phage integrase family protein codes for MVRPRLHRGHFAFLRAVAQGLSPRAMWDRYLADAGAFDDGPRVHRMTGWIRTELGAAAARGGDFARARLLRLDLAPRPLPDAPDAAPTLADFVAMQGLEAFSEAEQLAAWAAAYAPTSPTAPAEAARTRERRRLRLLHRQLDAIHALEAQVAQPVSPADGCEAWLVDAVAERLRRAGLLTLGDLVARLQERGPTWWRPLRGIGARKAHAIAAFLGAHADTLGAVPEFESDEVAATRPVAEACRPRSACAPLERFTPPAALDGRAGTYRCPRAQCRLAADNDREAILAWLASKGDGQSGGVNGTLRAYRKEAERFLLWAVLARRCALSSITIEDAVAYRDFLLAPPADWCSLHTQPRWSARWRPLAGPLSAARARGVAAQLGQPAAAIRAAAAV; via the coding sequence GTGGTGCGCCCGCGCCTGCACCGCGGCCACTTCGCCTTCCTGCGCGCGGTGGCGCAGGGGCTGTCCCCGCGCGCCATGTGGGACCGCTACCTCGCCGACGCGGGCGCCTTCGACGACGGCCCGCGCGTGCACCGCATGACCGGCTGGATCCGGACCGAACTCGGCGCAGCCGCCGCGCGCGGCGGCGACTTCGCGCGCGCCCGGCTGCTGCGCCTGGATCTGGCGCCGCGGCCATTGCCGGATGCGCCGGACGCCGCGCCGACGCTGGCCGACTTTGTCGCGATGCAAGGACTCGAGGCGTTCAGCGAGGCCGAGCAACTGGCGGCGTGGGCGGCAGCCTACGCGCCTACCTCACCCACGGCACCCGCCGAGGCGGCGCGCACCCGTGAGCGGCGACGCCTCCGGCTGCTGCACCGGCAGCTCGACGCCATCCACGCGCTGGAGGCGCAGGTCGCCCAGCCCGTCTCGCCCGCCGATGGCTGCGAGGCCTGGTTGGTCGACGCGGTGGCCGAGCGCCTGCGGCGTGCCGGTCTCCTGACGCTGGGCGACCTGGTGGCGCGCCTGCAGGAGCGCGGCCCGACCTGGTGGCGTCCCCTGCGCGGCATCGGAGCGCGCAAGGCGCACGCGATCGCCGCGTTCCTGGGCGCGCACGCGGACACGCTGGGCGCGGTACCCGAATTCGAGTCCGATGAGGTCGCTGCGACGCGGCCGGTGGCGGAAGCATGCCGCCCACGCAGCGCCTGCGCGCCACTCGAGCGCTTCACGCCGCCCGCGGCGCTCGACGGGCGCGCCGGCACTTACCGCTGCCCACGGGCCCAGTGCCGCCTGGCGGCCGACAACGACCGCGAGGCCATCCTCGCGTGGCTCGCCAGCAAGGGCGATGGTCAGAGCGGGGGCGTGAACGGTACCCTGCGCGCGTACCGCAAGGAGGCCGAGCGCTTCCTGCTGTGGGCGGTGCTCGCGCGGCGCTGCGCGCTGTCCTCCATCACGATCGAGGATGCCGTCGCCTACCGCGACTTCCTGCTGGCGCCGCCGGCGGACTGGTGCAGCCTGCACACGCAGCCGCGCTGGAGCGCGCGCTGGCGGCCGCTGGCCGGGCCCCTGTCCGCTGCACGAGCTCGCGGCGTTGCCGCCCAGCTCGGCCAACCAGCGGCTGCAATTCGCGCTGCCGCTGCTGTATGA
- a CDS encoding site-specific integrase, which translates to MPPSSANQRLQFALPLLYDTGLRLSELVAATTDDLRQDGPSGQGGSLGLDGWWLQVVGKGGRLREVPLPAALMRQLADYLTTRGLPADPRQAGGAALLGGAIDRAVRTPWARQHTLDPAAPIAPSTFHRQIKAFLRQCAETIAAADPPAARCLRHASTHWLRHTHASHALAAGVPVQMVQQNLGHRSLATTTRYVRTEAAARRAAMAHFWAVQPA; encoded by the coding sequence TTGCCGCCCAGCTCGGCCAACCAGCGGCTGCAATTCGCGCTGCCGCTGCTGTATGACACCGGCCTGCGCCTGTCCGAGCTTGTGGCGGCGACCACCGACGATCTGCGCCAGGACGGCCCGTCGGGGCAGGGGGGAAGCCTCGGGCTGGACGGCTGGTGGCTGCAGGTGGTGGGCAAGGGCGGCCGCCTGCGCGAGGTGCCACTGCCGGCGGCCCTGATGCGGCAGTTGGCTGACTATCTGACGACACGGGGTCTGCCCGCCGACCCCCGGCAGGCCGGCGGCGCCGCGTTGCTGGGCGGGGCGATCGACCGGGCCGTCCGCACGCCCTGGGCGCGGCAACACACGCTGGATCCGGCCGCGCCGATCGCACCGAGCACCTTTCACCGGCAGATCAAGGCGTTCTTGCGGCAGTGCGCCGAGACTATCGCGGCCGCGGATCCACCGGCCGCCCGGTGCCTGCGGCACGCGAGCACCCATTGGTTGCGTCACACCCACGCCTCGCACGCGCTCGCCGCCGGCGTGCCGGTCCAGATGGTGCAGCAAAACCTGGGACATCGATCGCTGGCCACCACCACGCGCTATGTGCGCACGGAGGCCGCGGCTCGCCGAGCGGCCATGGCGCACTTCTGGGCCGTGCAGCCGGCTTGA
- a CDS encoding HNH endonuclease signature motif containing protein, translating into MTVPVVPSCWEHIVRKAEIAFLAPAQRGLSDGVGLVRHGRLACSLYWSATLPGHQLELAICTERIESTATRPRKITAWITRQLAVTKRYAGHQRGADWLGIGFANTHEALSFLGHYHDVRIGLLNPDDLYREGAAILMSPPRMVALPAAEPAEASNSLVAIPPSSIAEIETEASLLHQFRQATAHIPAKSEADQLARQQVGLDLIRKALLRLHVTRCDLTGLGDSALLCVTHLKPWSACTDAERMDLSNVLLLATHVDMAFCRGLVSFDDDGCLLMSSEYGDYCRYRGISVLTGALRLRQPDADMCKYLAWHRANVYHRAPSWWLSGLATRPRT; encoded by the coding sequence ATGACTGTTCCCGTCGTCCCCTCTTGCTGGGAGCACATCGTCAGGAAGGCAGAGATCGCTTTCTTGGCGCCGGCACAACGTGGCCTGAGCGACGGCGTGGGCTTGGTGCGGCATGGGAGGCTGGCGTGCTCGCTCTACTGGTCCGCTACGCTGCCTGGCCACCAGTTGGAGCTCGCCATTTGTACTGAGCGCATCGAGTCGACGGCCACCCGCCCGCGGAAGATCACGGCGTGGATTACCCGACAACTCGCCGTCACTAAGCGCTATGCGGGCCATCAACGTGGCGCCGACTGGCTCGGGATTGGGTTTGCCAATACGCACGAAGCGCTGAGTTTCCTGGGCCACTATCACGATGTCCGCATAGGCCTCCTGAACCCAGACGATCTCTATCGGGAAGGTGCGGCCATACTAATGTCGCCGCCTCGGATGGTGGCGTTGCCAGCTGCGGAGCCGGCTGAAGCTTCAAACTCGCTTGTGGCCATTCCTCCGAGCTCCATAGCAGAGATTGAGACGGAAGCCTCGCTGTTGCACCAGTTCCGACAAGCAACGGCCCATATTCCCGCCAAGTCTGAGGCCGACCAGCTTGCGAGACAGCAAGTAGGCCTGGATTTGATCAGGAAGGCCCTGCTCCGACTCCACGTGACTCGCTGCGACTTAACTGGGCTTGGGGACTCCGCCCTACTTTGCGTAACCCACCTCAAGCCTTGGTCCGCCTGCACCGACGCAGAACGGATGGACTTATCCAACGTTTTACTGCTCGCCACCCATGTCGACATGGCATTTTGCCGCGGCTTGGTGTCGTTCGATGACGATGGCTGCCTACTCATGTCGTCCGAGTACGGGGACTACTGTCGCTACCGTGGCATCTCGGTCTTAACGGGGGCGCTCAGGTTGCGTCAGCCCGACGCAGATATGTGCAAGTACCTCGCGTGGCATCGGGCGAATGTGTACCATCGCGCCCCGTCCTGGTGGCTTTCGGGACTGGCCACAAGGCCTCGTACCTGA
- a CDS encoding tyrosine-type recombinase/integrase — MANKEIFEPKAVDWQNNPEQAFDGWLSTLKGRRKDAPQLKVSSVEIYKLQWGKFLSFLDERKIPVTETTAKDVSDFLSTLAETNSSSQRERYRALLERVFKHLLGADATTNERLNPASCSSQGIEPGRKNLLNTSLQMGFLRRSEYDGLVSHLNSALKPASDITAHRKQLRDRAMVAVFLGAGLKVHQALSLTVSCIETKRAVQITVQEEDSKFFHQVRVMPFAADLLKRWLAQRRKWERECLKKGRKVGDLVFPAEIVDPNRLQALEKDSPVAKPSTSSWIDLIEAGGATANSRGGRNGTGARLVGRAMNSVMALRICEAVMQESGVYTSREEASAESISPQILRNSFAAALFASGETTLGVQHQLGFAEEISAARVKAAWDSWRSFGND, encoded by the coding sequence ATGGCCAACAAGGAAATCTTCGAGCCGAAAGCCGTCGACTGGCAGAACAACCCCGAACAAGCCTTTGACGGCTGGCTCTCAACGCTGAAGGGTCGCCGAAAGGATGCACCACAGCTGAAAGTCTCCTCAGTTGAGATCTACAAGCTGCAGTGGGGGAAGTTCCTCTCGTTCCTGGACGAAAGGAAGATCCCGGTCACCGAGACAACGGCGAAGGATGTCTCAGACTTTCTGTCGACGCTCGCGGAGACAAACTCGTCAAGCCAGCGGGAACGATATCGTGCGCTCCTGGAACGGGTATTCAAGCACCTGCTTGGCGCCGATGCAACCACCAACGAGCGGCTCAATCCCGCTAGCTGTTCGTCCCAAGGGATAGAGCCGGGTAGAAAGAATTTATTGAATACATCGCTGCAAATGGGCTTCCTGCGCCGGTCTGAGTACGACGGGCTGGTCTCCCATCTGAACAGCGCACTCAAGCCAGCAAGCGACATCACCGCGCACCGCAAACAGCTACGTGACCGAGCCATGGTGGCGGTGTTTCTCGGGGCAGGCCTGAAGGTTCACCAGGCACTGAGCTTGACTGTTAGCTGCATCGAGACGAAACGTGCCGTACAAATCACCGTTCAGGAAGAGGATTCGAAGTTCTTCCACCAGGTCCGCGTCATGCCGTTCGCCGCGGACCTGCTCAAACGATGGTTGGCGCAGCGACGGAAGTGGGAGCGCGAATGTCTGAAGAAGGGTCGCAAGGTGGGCGATCTGGTTTTTCCGGCGGAGATTGTTGATCCCAACAGGCTGCAGGCCCTCGAGAAAGATTCGCCGGTGGCAAAGCCCAGCACCAGCTCATGGATCGACCTCATCGAAGCAGGGGGCGCTACAGCGAACTCCCGGGGTGGCCGTAATGGCACCGGTGCGCGGTTGGTTGGGCGTGCGATGAACTCGGTAATGGCACTCCGCATCTGTGAGGCGGTCATGCAGGAGTCGGGGGTGTACACGAGTCGGGAGGAGGCGTCTGCCGAGAGCATCAGCCCCCAAATACTCCGGAACAGCTTTGCCGCGGCTCTTTTTGCGTCAGGCGAAACGACGTTGGGCGTGCAGCACCAGCTGGGGTTTGCGGAAGAAATCTCCGCTGCGCGAGTGAAAGCCGCGTGGGATTCCTGGCGCAGCTTTGGCAATGACTAG
- a CDS encoding GSU2403 family nucleotidyltransferase fold protein — MRQIVYAEAVADFHIRTMTAQEFANYSLASKAFSDYADGFYAWRGQKQTAQRFADLRTSMLSVEGINKTLFAGQHAPSTLVSFLRALRQMELGDRLVAIGNYACLVYASAAGAIITDASRHRLFGKRVQLLAAGALTPKALIDALREVDETFEELVGHAGRFSALNAAGLTIDIIGAGLGTTLPGKRAPSRLLNDESAELEDYGIASLLGDGIVSAVVVSDSGQMERLAALKPSTFIRYKRWASELADIAPEKRGHCSRMAALVSELARGIAPAAVNP; from the coding sequence ATGCGGCAGATCGTCTATGCCGAGGCGGTGGCCGACTTCCACATTCGGACAATGACAGCGCAGGAGTTCGCCAACTACAGCCTTGCCTCCAAGGCGTTCTCAGATTATGCGGACGGTTTCTATGCCTGGCGCGGGCAAAAGCAAACGGCGCAGCGCTTTGCCGATTTGCGCACGAGCATGCTATCGGTGGAGGGCATCAACAAGACGCTGTTCGCAGGCCAGCATGCGCCTTCAACGCTGGTTTCCTTTCTGCGGGCTCTCCGGCAGATGGAGCTCGGGGACCGATTGGTAGCAATCGGAAACTATGCCTGTCTGGTCTACGCATCGGCCGCCGGTGCCATCATCACGGACGCATCCCGGCACCGGCTCTTTGGTAAGCGGGTGCAACTGTTAGCTGCCGGCGCGTTGACACCAAAGGCTCTGATTGATGCTCTGCGGGAGGTCGATGAGACGTTTGAGGAGTTGGTCGGCCACGCCGGGAGATTCAGTGCGTTGAACGCTGCGGGCCTGACGATAGATATCATTGGGGCCGGCTTGGGAACTACCCTTCCAGGCAAACGAGCCCCAAGCAGGCTGCTCAACGATGAGAGCGCGGAGCTTGAGGACTACGGCATTGCCTCGCTCTTGGGCGATGGCATCGTCAGCGCGGTCGTGGTCTCGGACTCGGGTCAGATGGAAAGGCTCGCTGCATTGAAGCCGTCTACATTCATTCGCTACAAGCGATGGGCGTCGGAACTGGCGGATATTGCGCCAGAAAAGCGCGGGCATTGCTCCAGGATGGCCGCCCTCGTCTCCGAACTGGCACGGGGGATAGCGCCGGCGGCCGTCAACCCCTGA
- a CDS encoding DnaJ domain-containing protein, which yields MSENHYQTLGVSPDADAATIRTAYRRLAQKWHPDRLSKAPEAERKLAEERLKDINRAYAVLSDDARKQAYDARTGFGGFAADDEADGDDDFDSGPSRHQRQSSRRNPRQSPRSTAATCS from the coding sequence ATGTCGGAGAACCACTATCAGACGCTGGGAGTCAGCCCTGACGCTGATGCGGCAACTATACGCACCGCGTACCGGCGCCTTGCCCAGAAGTGGCATCCGGATCGACTGTCCAAGGCCCCGGAAGCCGAGCGGAAATTGGCCGAAGAGCGGCTCAAGGACATCAATCGCGCCTACGCCGTTCTGTCCGATGACGCGCGCAAGCAGGCCTACGATGCGCGCACAGGGTTCGGCGGCTTCGCGGCAGACGACGAAGCCGACGGCGATGACGATTTCGATTCTGGACCGAGCCGGCATCAACGCCAATCCTCGCGGCGCAACCCCCGCCAAAGCCCCCGGAGCACGGCCGCGACTTGTTCGTGA
- a CDS encoding DNA cytosine methyltransferase, giving the protein MSKQLETMEIRTLGERRGNPRLWIDGDQAMRGGFAPGVEFNPKVDKERCMLTLEVVTSGGERVVSKKIVRDREIPVIDINNSDLLGMFVKLGLTAVRIVVKYHRIFILPIASELRAMERLERLKAKLDAGEPLLIGSFSAGIGILDRAAHEGLQAAGVASRLAVANEIRADCMAHAVERNPVYDAKTILLTAPMQEVVFDSWLMSQLPKLDGIVIGIPCSGASSAGRSKLKLTHPEDHPDVGHLVVPFLAAVAQTSPAFVVIECVPNWLKTASASISRSMLRDLGYVVHETVLNAADFNMIEHRQRMAMVAVTNPLSFDFDMVEVPVPQEHCFAEIMDEVPLDDKSWSRLDYLKDKMIRDEAAGKGFRMCVVDGTATKLPTLNKTLAKRQSTGTFIQHPVDPDLLRIPTVAEHGRAKGIWTEMVEGTTQTFGHEVCGQAISVPPWIAVFKAIGKTLISFKESATLTFSSFVRPELKAA; this is encoded by the coding sequence ATGAGCAAGCAATTGGAAACAATGGAGATTCGGACTCTCGGCGAGAGGCGCGGCAACCCACGCCTCTGGATCGATGGGGACCAAGCCATGAGGGGAGGTTTTGCCCCGGGCGTGGAGTTCAACCCCAAGGTCGACAAGGAACGGTGCATGCTCACACTCGAAGTCGTTACGAGCGGCGGCGAGCGTGTGGTTTCCAAGAAGATCGTCCGCGATCGTGAGATCCCGGTAATCGACATCAACAACAGCGACCTTCTCGGGATGTTCGTGAAGCTGGGTTTGACGGCAGTTCGCATCGTCGTCAAGTACCATCGAATCTTCATCCTACCCATCGCCTCGGAGCTCCGTGCCATGGAGCGCCTGGAGCGCCTGAAGGCAAAGCTCGATGCAGGTGAGCCGTTGCTGATCGGCTCGTTCTCCGCTGGCATTGGCATCCTGGATCGTGCTGCGCACGAGGGGCTGCAAGCGGCGGGCGTCGCATCCAGGCTTGCAGTTGCCAACGAGATCCGAGCGGATTGCATGGCGCATGCCGTCGAGCGCAACCCTGTCTACGATGCCAAGACGATTTTGCTCACGGCACCGATGCAGGAGGTGGTGTTCGATTCGTGGCTAATGTCCCAGCTTCCGAAGCTGGACGGCATCGTCATTGGAATTCCGTGCAGCGGAGCATCCAGCGCAGGGCGAAGTAAGCTCAAGCTGACGCATCCCGAAGACCATCCTGACGTCGGCCATCTGGTCGTTCCGTTCCTCGCGGCCGTGGCTCAGACGTCGCCGGCGTTCGTGGTAATCGAGTGCGTGCCAAACTGGCTGAAAACGGCCTCCGCTTCAATCTCGCGATCGATGCTGAGGGACCTGGGCTACGTTGTTCACGAGACGGTGCTCAATGCCGCGGACTTCAACATGATCGAGCATCGGCAGCGGATGGCAATGGTCGCGGTCACCAACCCACTGTCATTCGACTTTGACATGGTGGAGGTGCCTGTTCCCCAAGAGCATTGCTTCGCTGAAATCATGGACGAGGTACCGCTTGACGACAAATCGTGGAGCCGCCTCGATTATTTGAAGGATAAAATGATTCGCGATGAGGCCGCGGGCAAGGGCTTTAGGATGTGTGTGGTCGATGGCACTGCAACCAAGCTACCAACCCTGAACAAGACGTTGGCAAAACGCCAGAGCACCGGCACGTTCATTCAGCATCCGGTTGATCCCGACCTGTTGCGTATCCCTACGGTGGCCGAACATGGCCGCGCGAAGGGTATCTGGACGGAAATGGTTGAAGGAACCACGCAGACGTTTGGACACGAAGTTTGTGGCCAGGCTATCAGTGTGCCGCCGTGGATTGCTGTCTTCAAAGCGATCGGCAAGACGCTCATCTCCTTCAAGGAGAGCGCAACCCTGACGTTCTCATCCTTTGTCAGGCCCGAGCTGAAAGCTGCTTAA
- a CDS encoding DsbC family protein → MKKIAAALAFAAMSIAAHASPETDSVMATLKIKYPNTNFTSVEATPIPGIYELTMGKNIAYTDKEGHYFLFGSMYDMEKRQDLTASKREAANKIDVSKLPIQDAIVRVKGKGTRKLYLFSDPDCPYCKQLEAQAFPQLDDVTIYTFMFPLDSLHPQASAKSESIWCLPAAQRAAAWDKLVTQNVPAPAAKCDNPIKRIAALGDGLGVRGTPTLFSADGRILPGAADAARIDAWLNGAK, encoded by the coding sequence ATGAAAAAGATTGCTGCTGCTCTGGCCTTTGCCGCCATGTCCATCGCTGCCCATGCTTCGCCTGAGACCGACAGCGTGATGGCGACACTGAAGATCAAGTATCCCAACACGAACTTCACCAGCGTCGAGGCCACCCCGATTCCGGGGATCTACGAGCTCACCATGGGCAAGAACATCGCGTACACCGACAAGGAAGGGCACTACTTCCTCTTCGGCAGCATGTACGACATGGAAAAGCGCCAGGATCTCACCGCCTCGAAACGCGAAGCCGCCAACAAGATCGACGTCAGCAAGCTGCCCATTCAGGACGCGATCGTGCGCGTGAAAGGCAAGGGCACGCGCAAGCTCTACCTCTTCTCTGACCCCGACTGCCCGTATTGCAAGCAGCTCGAAGCGCAAGCGTTCCCACAGCTGGATGACGTGACCATCTATACGTTCATGTTCCCGCTCGACTCACTGCACCCGCAGGCGAGTGCCAAGTCGGAGTCGATCTGGTGCCTGCCGGCCGCACAACGCGCTGCTGCGTGGGACAAGCTCGTCACCCAGAACGTCCCGGCGCCGGCGGCGAAGTGCGACAACCCGATCAAGCGTATTGCTGCACTGGGCGACGGCCTCGGCGTGCGGGGCACCCCGACCCTGTTCAGCGCCGATGGCCGCATCTTGCCGGGCGCCGCTGACGCTGCGCGAATCGACGCGTGGCTCAATGGTGCGAAGTAA
- a CDS encoding TraU family protein: protein MKKLISAALLLAGALFGSGTANADALCTGKFPNLISDVCWSCMMPIKLFGTATLLGAARTTSILAP, encoded by the coding sequence ATGAAGAAACTCATCTCAGCGGCCCTCCTGCTCGCCGGTGCACTCTTCGGTTCTGGCACTGCGAACGCCGACGCGCTTTGCACGGGCAAGTTTCCCAACCTGATCTCCGACGTGTGCTGGTCATGCATGATGCCGATCAAGTTGTTCGGCACCGCGACTCTTCTCGGGGCGGCCAGGACGACTTCGATTCTGGCCCCGTGA
- a CDS encoding TraU family protein, whose product MNPICFCQNPPKVGIPTSFWEFDMMTDVTAVPGCFPLLGGVRVNTGVNADAFGQISDDQSGEIGSTRTSFMQVNLYINPALYVMGAILDDSCLDQRGIDIPWVSFADPTHNDDELAGIIAPYAFPFGGMVAIGAMSADAVAATAGFPIPEIFWAAGAYGHMYPLTGNNEAHLSMEQTARLQTTRVLAKLHAAGTQWSAFGSDAMCGYYPQIIMDKRQYKFTRLYPIPQTVKIAGKCCDPIGRSPILTQTNTELPMPGWRDFGYAIFRKRDCCSGASPG is encoded by the coding sequence GTGAACCCGATCTGCTTTTGCCAGAACCCGCCGAAAGTCGGCATCCCGACGTCATTCTGGGAGTTCGACATGATGACGGATGTGACTGCCGTTCCAGGCTGCTTCCCGCTGCTCGGTGGGGTGAGGGTGAACACTGGCGTGAATGCCGATGCCTTCGGCCAGATCTCTGATGACCAGTCGGGGGAGATCGGGTCTACCCGGACGTCGTTCATGCAGGTGAACCTCTACATCAATCCGGCACTGTACGTCATGGGCGCGATTCTGGACGATTCCTGTCTGGACCAGCGGGGCATTGACATCCCTTGGGTGTCCTTCGCCGACCCGACGCACAACGATGATGAGCTCGCCGGCATCATCGCGCCTTACGCGTTCCCGTTCGGAGGGATGGTTGCCATCGGCGCAATGTCAGCCGATGCAGTGGCGGCTACTGCAGGCTTTCCGATCCCAGAGATCTTCTGGGCCGCGGGCGCCTACGGGCACATGTATCCCCTGACAGGGAATAATGAGGCTCACCTGAGCATGGAGCAGACTGCGCGGCTCCAGACGACGCGCGTTCTGGCCAAACTCCATGCCGCCGGAACGCAGTGGTCAGCGTTCGGCAGCGATGCCATGTGCGGCTACTACCCGCAGATCATCATGGATAAGCGGCAGTACAAGTTCACGCGCCTGTACCCAATTCCGCAGACCGTCAAGATCGCCGGCAAATGCTGCGACCCGATCGGGCGATCGCCCATTCTTACCCAAACAAACACTGAATTGCCCATGCCGGGCTGGAGGGACTTTGGCTATGCGATATTCCGCAAACGTGATTGCTGCAGCGGCGCTTCTCCTGGCTAA
- the trbC gene encoding type-F conjugative transfer system pilin assembly protein TrbC gives MAKHREEAAAVLGQNIKPVKPGTFKVEVPTIKAPPPVRTQSLDDIMQQYAEAKKGGPAPAKQGANDLIIFVSFSMPKPVLTELARQAKETGAVMVVRGFKDGSLKATKLAALEVNRAGAPWEIHPDLFKAFKVTAVPTFVVASAEAESVLDDGCSPETAYSAVAGNMSVELALDTIRRRAQPTIAKLAENRLAAIRAKNQPGTLR, from the coding sequence ATGGCCAAGCACCGAGAAGAGGCGGCAGCAGTCCTTGGACAGAACATCAAGCCGGTGAAGCCGGGTACGTTCAAGGTCGAGGTCCCCACGATTAAGGCGCCGCCGCCAGTGCGAACGCAGAGTCTGGACGACATCATGCAGCAGTATGCAGAGGCCAAGAAGGGTGGCCCGGCGCCGGCAAAGCAGGGGGCGAACGACCTCATCATCTTTGTCTCGTTCTCGATGCCAAAGCCCGTCCTTACTGAGCTGGCTCGACAGGCCAAGGAGACGGGCGCCGTTATGGTGGTCCGCGGTTTCAAGGACGGGTCGCTCAAAGCAACCAAGCTCGCCGCGCTCGAAGTCAACCGAGCGGGCGCCCCATGGGAGATCCATCCGGACCTCTTCAAGGCGTTCAAGGTAACCGCAGTGCCGACGTTTGTGGTTGCGAGTGCGGAGGCCGAATCCGTGCTTGACGACGGCTGCTCGCCGGAGACAGCCTACTCGGCGGTGGCCGGCAACATGTCCGTCGAGCTAGCCCTGGACACGATCCGCCGGCGGGCGCAGCCAACGATCGCAAAGCTCGCTGAGAACCGCCTCGCGGCCATCCGAGCCAAGAATCAGCCCGGCACATTGCGATGA
- a CDS encoding single-stranded DNA-binding protein, giving the protein MASVNKVILVGNLGADPETRYMPSGDAVTNIRLATTDRYKDKQSGEFKEATEWHRVAFFGKLAEIAGQYLRKGSSVYIEGRIRTRKWQDQSGQDKYSTEIIADQMQMLGGRQGGADGHDDGPPPKSRGMQTMATREIARSSKPPSSSRRLFSARIAGFSFAGSTRP; this is encoded by the coding sequence ATGGCATCGGTAAACAAGGTGATTCTGGTCGGGAACCTCGGTGCGGACCCGGAAACCCGCTACATGCCCAGCGGCGATGCCGTGACCAATATCCGGCTGGCGACGACCGACCGCTACAAGGACAAGCAGTCTGGCGAGTTCAAGGAAGCCACCGAATGGCACCGTGTCGCCTTTTTCGGGAAGCTGGCTGAAATTGCAGGTCAGTACCTGCGGAAGGGTTCGTCGGTCTACATCGAAGGCCGCATCCGCACGCGGAAGTGGCAGGATCAGTCTGGCCAGGACAAGTACAGCACCGAGATCATTGCGGACCAAATGCAAATGCTGGGCGGCCGGCAAGGGGGCGCGGACGGACACGATGACGGTCCGCCCCCCAAGAGCAGGGGTATGCAGACGATGGCAACCAGGGAGATAGCACGTTCATCTAAGCCGCCCTCCTCCTCCCGCCGACTCTTCTCAGCCCGCATCGCGGGCTTTTCTTTTGCCGGCAGCACGCGTCCGTGA
- a CDS encoding recombination-associated protein RdgC: MFSNLHLYRLTKDWPMTSDGLEALLKKRPFHPCGSQDMKSSGWVSPRDNGPLVHAHGKQWLVALRIETKSVPGEAIRKLVEQRAREYEERNGYKPGRKVLKEIKEQALTELLPRAFPKQATIQVWINAADGWVAMDTSTPSKADDVVSDLIRTAETIPIALAQTNLSPAQAMSDWLTSNEAPYNFTVDRECELKGTDAEKPTVKYTRLSLERDEIRQHILEGKRPTKLAMTWTDRVSFILTDKCQVKRIAFLDAVMGEVNLDGEDAEAVFQSSFAIMTGELSRFLPDLIESLGGEAEYVAE; the protein is encoded by the coding sequence TTGTTCTCAAACCTGCACCTTTACCGCCTGACCAAGGATTGGCCCATGACATCAGACGGCCTCGAAGCCTTGCTGAAGAAGCGGCCATTTCATCCATGCGGCAGCCAGGATATGAAGTCATCTGGTTGGGTCAGCCCGCGGGACAATGGCCCGCTTGTTCATGCCCATGGGAAGCAGTGGTTGGTTGCCCTCCGCATTGAGACGAAATCGGTGCCCGGGGAGGCCATCCGGAAGTTGGTCGAGCAACGGGCACGTGAGTATGAGGAGCGAAACGGCTATAAGCCGGGCCGCAAGGTGCTCAAGGAGATTAAAGAGCAGGCCCTCACGGAGCTATTGCCACGGGCTTTCCCAAAGCAGGCGACGATTCAGGTGTGGATCAATGCCGCCGATGGATGGGTCGCGATGGATACCTCGACTCCGTCCAAGGCCGACGACGTGGTTAGCGATCTGATTCGAACGGCTGAAACGATCCCGATCGCGCTGGCCCAAACGAATCTCTCGCCGGCCCAGGCGATGTCCGACTGGCTAACCTCGAACGAAGCACCGTACAACTTCACGGTCGATCGCGAGTGCGAGCTGAAGGGCACAGACGCAGAGAAGCCAACGGTCAAGTACACGCGCCTTTCATTGGAGCGAGACGAGATCCGGCAGCACATCCTCGAGGGAAAGCGTCCCACCAAGCTGGCGATGACGTGGACTGACCGCGTTAGCTTCATCCTCACAGATAAGTGCCAGGTTAAGCGGATTGCGTTCCTCGACGCCGTGATGGGAGAGGTCAATCTCGATGGGGAGGACGCTGAGGCCGTGTTCCAGTCCTCTTTTGCCATCATGACAGGTGAGCTGTCACGTTTTCTCCCGGACCTGATAGAGAGCCTGGGAGGCGAAGCGGAGTACGTTGCAGAGTGA